Proteins from one Nyctibius grandis isolate bNycGra1 chromosome 2, bNycGra1.pri, whole genome shotgun sequence genomic window:
- the SLITRK1 gene encoding SLIT and NTRK-like protein 1, which produces MLLWILLLETSLCFAAGNVTGDVCKEKICACNEIEGDLHVDCEKKGFTSLQHFTAPTSQFYHLFLHGNSLTRLFPNEFANFYNAVSLHMENNGLHEIVPGAFLGLQLVKRLHINNNKIKSFRKQTFLGLDDLEYLQADFNLLRDIDPGAFRDLNKLEVLILNDNLISTLPPNVFQYVPITHLDLRGNRLKTLPYEEVLEQIPGIAEILLEDNPWDCTCDLLSLKEWLENIPKNALIGRVICEAPTRLQGKDLNETTEQELCKKNRVDSSLAAPPAEEETCDPGPIPTPFKIQGKDDPATPGSGPNGGTKIPVNWQIKTRPTAAVSTVSAKSKLPATVSCPHICSCDQIPVSGLKVNCNDRNVSSLVDLKPKPSNVQELFLRDNKIHTIRKSHFLDYRKLNLLDLGNNNIATVENNTFKNLFDLRWLYMDSNYLDTLSREKFAGLQNLEYLNVEFNGIQLIMPGTFNAMPKLRVLILNNNLLRSLPVDVFAGVSLSKLSIHNNYFMYLPVAGVLDQLTSITQIDLHGNPWDCTCPIVPFKQWAEMLRPKVIMSDLRCESPEDFFKEDFESLSNDVICPQLKISPTLTSTNKNSTGLTETGTHSNSYLETSRVSISVLVPGLLLVFVTSAFTVVGMLVFILRNRKRSKRRDANSSASEINSLQTVCDSSYWHNGPYSTDGAHRVYDCGSHSLSD; this is translated from the coding sequence atgctgctttggaTTCTGTTGCTGGAGACGtctctttgttttgctgctggaaaCGTTACAGGGGACGTTTGCAAAGAGAAGATCTGTGCCTGCAACGAGATAGAAGGGGATTTGCACGTAGACTGTGAGAAAAAGGGATTTACCAGCCTGCAACATTTCACCGCCCCAACTTCCCAGTTTTACCATTTATTCCTGCATGGAAATTCCCTGACTCGACTTTTCCCTAATGAGTTTGCTAACTTCTACAATGCAGTCAGTTTGCACATGGAAAACAACGGTTTGCATGAGATTGTTCCCGGGGCTTTCCTTGGGCTGCAGCTGGTGAAAAGATTGCACATAAACAACAACAAGATCAAATCATTCAGGAAGCAGACTTTCCTGGGGCTGGACGATCTGGAATACCTTCAGGCAGATTTTAATCTATTGCGGGATATTGACCCGGGAGCATTTAGGGACTTAAACAAGCTAGAGGTGCTGATTTTAAATGACAATCTTATCAGCACCTTGCCCCCCAACGTGTTTCAGTATGTGCCAATCACCCACCTCGACCTCCGGGGAAACCGTCTTAAAACCTTGCCTTACGAGGAGGTCCTGGAGCAGATCCCAGGCATTGCTGAAATCCTGCTAGAGGATAACCCCTGGGACTGCACTTGCGATCTGCTGTCGTTGAAGGAATGGCTGGAAAACATACCCAAAAACGCTTTGATCGGCAGAGTGATTTGTGAGGCTCCCACTAGGTTGCAAGGCAAAGATTTAAATGAGACGACAGAGCAAGAGCTGTGCAAAAAGAACAGAGTGGATTCTAGCCTAGCTGCTCCCCCTGCCGAAGAAGAAACCTGCGATCCTGGTCCCATTCCAACCCCCTTTAAAATACAGGGCAAAGACGACCCTGCCACGCCAGGATCTGGTCCAAACGGAGGTACAAAGATTCCTGTCAACTGGCAAATCAAGACCAGACCCACTGCTGCCGTGTCGACAGTCAGCGCGAAAAGCAAGCTACCGGCTACTGTCTCCTGCCCGCATATCTGCAGCTGCGATCAGATCCCCGTCTCGGGCTTAAAGGTTAATTGCAATGACAGGAATGTGAGCAGCTTGGTGGATCTGAAGCCCAAGCCGTCCAATGTGCAGGAGCTGTTTCTGAGAGACAACAAGATACACACCATCAGGAAATCGCACTTTCTGGATTACCGGAAGCTTAATTTACTCGATCTGGGCAACAACAACATCGCCACTGTCGAGAACAACACCTTCAAGAACCTCTTTGATCTCCGATGGCTCTACATGGATAGCAACTACTTAGACACCCTGTCCCGGGAGAAATTCGCTGGGCTGCAAAACCTGGAGTATCTGAACGTGGAGTTTAATGGGATCCAGCTGATCATGCCCGGCACCTTCAATGCGATGCCCAAACTGAGAGTCCTCATCCTCAACAACAACCTCCTGAGGTCTCTCCCAGTAGACGTGTTCGCCGGAGTCTCGCTTTCCAAGTTGAGCATACACAACAATTACTTTATGTACCTCCCGGTGGCGGGGGTGCTGGATCAGCTCACCTCCATCACCCAGATCGACCTGCACGGCAACCCGTGGGACTGCACTTGCCCTATAGTGCCTTTCAAACAGTGGGCGGAGATGCTGCGCCCCAAGGTGATTATGAGCGACCTGAGGTGTGAGTCCCCTGAAGATTTCTTCAAGGAGGATTTCGAGTCTCTCTCCAACGACGTGATTTGCCCTCAGTTAAAAATCTCGCCCACATTAACTTCTACTAACAAAAACAGCACCGGGTTGACAGAGACAGGTACTCACTCCAATTCCTACTTGGAGACCAGCCGGGTCTCTATTTCGGTGCTGGTGCCAGGGCTCCTGCTGGTTTTTGTGACCTCTGCCTTCACGGTGGTTGGCATGCTGGTGTTCATCCTGAGGAACAGAAAGCGGTCCAAGAGGAGGGACGCCAATTCCTCGGCATCCGAAATCAACTCCTTGCAGACGGTCTGCGACTCGTCCTACTGGCACAACGGGCCTTACAGCACCGACGGGGCCCACAGGGTTTACGACTGCGGCTCCCACTCCCTGTCGGACTGa